The genomic region CTCTCGCCCCAGCGGATGTGCGTCGTGAGAACGACGAAGTCGAAATTGCCCGACTTGAACGACGCCAGGTAAGGACTGCGCCAGAAGGATTTGTCGGGAAGATACTCGAACCCAAGTTTCGCGCGCGGTGGACTGGCTTCCGCGGCGAGGCCGTTGAAGATGACCGCGCGTTTGTCGTAGATGAAGCCGAGCCGCTCCCGGTTGCCGCCGGCGTCGGGAATCATGTCGGAATAAACTGCGCGCCAGTACGGGCCGAGGATTTTCAGTGCTCGGCCAAGGTCGGTGAGATCGTCGCGCAATTCGACGATGCCGATAAGGTCAAACTGACCCAGGATTTCGGCGACGTAATGAATGGCGGCATCGCTGCGGCGCACCTTGCCGAACTCGCGGATGTTCCAACTGGCGAGGTTGAGCGTCTCGTCCAGTTTCGAGGACGGGACTTTCGCGGCCGTGATGCGCTTCTTGAGCGCCAGCAATCCGGCCGCAATTTCCGGCGAAACTTTTCCGTGGTGCATATCGTTTGAAGTGGCTTCGACCATAGCAGCGCGCACGACCCGCGCAAGGTTGGATTGGCTGCCACGCGATTGTCCAATCGCTGAATTGCCTGCTTTGCGAAGAATCGTAACCGACGTTTGCTCGATGGCAGTCTGTTCTTGAAAAGGTTTGTATCCTGTCGAGAATCATCGGCAATCGATTTATTTCCGGTGAAACCTGACGACATACTCATTGCCCTCCAAGACCTCACCCAGCGTGAGCGCATTGAGTTCCTGCCGCTCGCGCCGGATGCGCGCCAACCTTCGCCTTACGCCCCCATTGAAAAGTATCTGCTCGATCTAAAGAACAACGCAAAGCCGGAATCCGCCGCCGAAGATTTATTCACTGCGCTTTGCAAAGATCTGTTGGGCTTCCAGCCCACCCGCCAGGTCGGCGTCATGGAAGGCTTCGTGGATTTCATGCTGCCTGAACCGATGGAGCAGGCCCTTCCCCTTGAACTCAAGCCACTGTTTCAACGCGACGGCCCGGACGCACTTTGGCGCAGCGACGCCAATCCAAAAAACCACGTCGCTCAGGTCAAAAAGTATTTGCGTGATCACGAATACCTCGTTCTCACCGACCTGCGCACGGCGTGGTGCTTCAGCACGCGCGACTTTTTCTTTGAAGGCAAACATTTTGCCGAATTGCCGTTCGTGGACTTTCTCAGCCGTTGCCGCGATAACCGCAGTGTGCTCGACGCCGTGCGCCGGTTGGAAGACACGGCGGACAAACCCGAATTGGAACGCCAGTTCTTCGATGACCTCCGGCACTGGTTCAACGAATTCGACAAGGTCAAATGGACGCCGCCGGACCTCGCCGCTGAATCCATCATTCTCCTCATCAATAAACTCATTTTCGCCCGCACCATCGAGGACTTTGGGCTGGTCCCCTATCGCTACACGCAGGACGCCTACGCGCAACACACCCGCGACTGGCAGGCCAAAGGCCCGCACCGCATCGTTCCCAAGTTTCTCGATCAGTTCGAAGAGTTCTTCGATGAATACTACGACACGGAAATCTTCTCCGCCCGCGTCTGGGAACGGCTCGATAAAGACCCCGCCAATCTCCAGCGTTTTTGTGACAAGCTGAACTTCGTGCTCGGCCTCAACTCCTGGGACCAGACTTACAGCCGCGGCATCGTCCATTACAATTACCGCCGCATAGACGAGGACATCTTCGGCAAGAGCTATGAAATGTTCCTCGCCGCCAACCGCAAGGACGAAGGCATCTACTACACGCCCGCCGGCATCACCGCGCCCATGGCGGATTCGCTCGTGGATTCACTGGCGGGCAGAATCGTGGACGAAATCTGCGACGCCGTTGGTAGCCAGAAATGCGACTTCGCGCGCGCCGACCAACTCATGGCGTTGCTGGCCGAACTCCGCGTCGCCGACACAGCCGGCGGTTCGGGCGGATTTCTCATCAAAGTCCTCCGCGCCTTCTGGCGGCAATACCAGCGCATTGATTCGGCCAGCGCCTGGGTCGGCAAAATCCTGAAGCCGGACAACGGCGAACTGTATCTCGCCGAACTCCCGCCCAATGTTGAGAACGCGCTCGCCTTTCGCCGCCGCCACCAATTCGACAACCGCCGCGTTCTCATCGCCCAAATCCTTTTGCGCCACATCTTCGGCGTGGATAAAGACCCCGGCGCGCTCGAAGTCGCCAAGACCAACATCTGGAAAGAAGCCGTCAAACTTTCGCCCGCCGATTACAATTATCGCCTCCTCAAAACCGACGTCGTCAAAATTCTCCCGAACCTCGAATTGAATTTTCATTGCGCCGACTCGCTCGTGGACGTGGAACTGGAAAAGCAGACCGCGTGGCTCGCCGAGTATCATAAAGCGGAATTGAAAAAGCTGTCGGACCTCCGCGCGTGTTACATCGAGAATCCGATGAACCATGCGCCGCTGGACGAGGCGCTTGCCTTGCGCGCCAAACTCCGCGCCAATCTGGTCGAACATTTTCAGGGCGAAAACCTGCCCTGTGAACCCGCCGGTTTCGTGCTCCACCCGCTCATTCTTCCGCAGCCGAGGCCGCAGCGACGAAAGAAAGTCAGAGCCGACTCACGTCGGCTGCTACGAATGAAGCACTCGCCGGCTTCGACGGCATCATCGGCAATCCGCCGTGGGAAGGGTTCAAACCCATCCGCAAGGAATTTGCCGCCAACTTTTATCGCGGCAAACCGCAGTTCAGCAAGCTGGGCATGGACGGCCCGACGTTCGACAAGTGGTTCGTAGAGGAATTGAAAGCGAACAAGGAATTCGCCGCCCGCTGGCGTGCGCATGAGGAATACTACGAACGCAACAAGGAATACTTCAGCAAGACTTTCAAGAAGCAGGGCACCGGCGACTGGAATCTCTTCAAACTTTTTATTGAGCGCGACCTCTCGCTCGTCCGGCAGGGCGGGCAATTCTCGCTGCTTGTGCCCAGCGGATTCCAGACCGACGAAGGCTGCGCTGATCTCCGCCGTTGGTTCATCAGCGAACACCGGATGGATGAGCTGACTTCGTTTGAGAATCGCGGCTACCCGGAAATCGTGGATGGCAAGGAACGCACGAAACATATTTTCCCGGACGTGGACAACCGCTTCAAATTCGGCTTCTTCAAAGTGGTTAAAGGCGAGGCCACGCCCAAAGACCACGCGTTCGACGCGAGGTTTTACCTCCGCGATCCGAAAGATGCCTTCGCTCCGCCGATACATTACAGCGTCGAGATGTTGCGACGTTTCTCGCCCCAAATGCTTTCTGTGATGGAATTCCGTTCGGCGGAAGATTACGCCGTAGCTGGCAGGATTCGTGGTGAACACAAATTGCTTGGTGAACTTGGCTACCAATTCCGGCGCGAACTGCACCCGGCAGACGATGTGGAGTTCTATCTCAAGGAGCCTGCACGCAAGCTCCGCGAAGGCGAGTCCGTGATTTACGAAGGGAAGATGATCCAGCAGTTCGACGGCGATTTTGCCGCACGGGTTTTTCATGCCGAAGACAAAGTTGTCCGCCCCGAACTGCTCCGCAAGGAGCTTTACCGGCTCGGCCAATTCATCCGTGAAAGCGAGGTGCAAAAGGTCGAAGGCAAGAAAGTTCCGACCAAGAAAGACGAGTTTGAAAAATTTCTGGCCGAGCTTTGGAAGGCAAAAAAGTTCCAGCTTGATTGCGATTTTGAACGCGTGGTTTTCCGGCGCGTTGGCAGTTCAACCAACGAACGAACCATCATTGCCACTTTGCTGCCGGCGGGAGTTTATTGCTCCGACACCGTGAGTTATTTGATTCCGGCCAGCTACCAATTGACCAAGGCCGGCAAACTGTCTCGAGAACCGCTAACCGCCGAGGAAGCACGGTCGGTTCTTTGCCTGCTGGATTCGCTGACGCTGAATTACTACATCCGCAGCAAAATGTCAGCGACGGTAAACATGTTCTACATTTACGAACTACCCGTGCCAGAACTTCCCACCGCGCAGAAAAAGAAGCTGGCTGATTCCGCCACCAAGCTCTTGAAAAACCCGCGAAACGTGAAGGAACGCGCCGCGCTGGAAGTTTTCATCACCCGCGAACTTTACGGCCTGTCGCCCGACGATTGGAAACATCTCACCGGCACCTTCACCTTCGGCGGCGGCGACTCCAAAGCCGAGTTGGACGAGATTATTCGCCTTTCTCTCTCGCTTTGGTAATGGTTCAAGCTTTATGGCCCCGCCGAACAACAACATCGTCACCATCCGCAGTCTCTCGAAAGTT from Verrucomicrobiota bacterium harbors:
- a CDS encoding endonuclease/exonuclease/phosphatase family protein — its product is MHHGKVSPEIAAGLLALKKRITAAKVPSSKLDETLNLASWNIREFGKVRRSDAAIHYVAEILGQFDLIGIVELRDDLTDLGRALKILGPYWRAVYSDMIPDAGGNRERLGFIYDKRAVIFNGLAAEASPPRAKLGFEYLPDKSFWRSPYLASFKSGNFDFVVLTTHIRWGESNEARRQEIERLADWIEGKRLEKTNEDKDLIVMGDFNIPSLTSPLYKAVTKHGLSMPKALAGIHGSNLAKDKRYDQILHDPVFTKSFSDLGGVLDYFGTGWGRLYSEAKSDTDD